In the Candidatus Saccharibacteria bacterium oral taxon 488 genome, one interval contains:
- a CDS encoding ABC transporter ATP-binding protein, translating to MSILTLRDIIYSYADGTSNVLNGINYQFEKGKFYAIVGSSGAGKSTLLGLLAGLDTPTDGQILFKDQDIAEQGYSHHRKHNISLVFQNYNLIDYLTPLENLKLVNSKATNETLHAMGLDDDHIHRNVMKLSGGQQQRVAIGRALVSHAPIILADEPTGNLDETTAADIIDILRRAAHENDKCVIVVTHSKQLAKQADVVLKLKDKKLRA from the coding sequence ATGTCAATACTTACGTTACGCGATATCATCTATTCATACGCCGACGGCACTAGCAATGTGCTCAACGGCATCAATTATCAATTTGAAAAAGGCAAATTCTACGCCATCGTCGGTAGTTCTGGCGCTGGTAAATCGACACTGCTGGGGCTGCTAGCCGGGCTGGACACACCGACCGACGGGCAGATTTTGTTCAAAGATCAAGACATCGCCGAGCAGGGTTATTCGCATCATCGCAAACACAATATCTCGCTGGTGTTTCAGAATTATAATCTGATCGATTATCTGACGCCGCTGGAAAACTTGAAATTGGTTAATTCCAAGGCTACCAACGAAACGCTACACGCCATGGGCCTGGACGACGATCACATTCACCGCAACGTCATGAAACTTTCTGGTGGACAGCAACAGCGCGTGGCGATCGGCCGAGCCCTCGTCTCACATGCACCGATCATCTTGGCAGACGAGCCGACTGGTAACCTGGACGAAACCACCGCCGCTGACATCATCGACATCCTGCGTCGGGCTGCCCACGAAAACGACAAATGTGTCATCGTCGTCACTCATAGTAAACAGCTGGCCAAGCAAGCGGATGTAGTATTGAAGCTGAAGGATAAGAAGCTACGGGCATAG
- a CDS encoding ABC transporter permease, translating to MMTIIKRAWTAVTRKRRRSLTIALIMTLIFTLLIGTLTVQQTMAQLKQSVERNIRAGFSIASKQPSGEVPMEMARQVQHLDKVKAHNFQAETTAGLPGKQLVDVAGSGVQLDANVAGEAKVTGATQSNLLGEFTGRFYQLEQGKHLGANDQNAALVHKTFAEKNDIKPGDKLDITKDGRRVTVTVMGIFSGKGEKPAVLQSDMAENHLITNLAAAQQLTGSQQLTRATYFAENPHQLKSLTDRVKSLPNVDWQKFSLTDNGAVFAGVLQNITGIQNVLTIATIGAAVAGLAVLSLVLVFWVRGRLHEIGILLSIGTSKRQIIGQFLAELAIIAAVSSMFALGIGSVTSSQISTALTAQTDQSQRIEKTAVQAAPVATYLEAFAFGYMVVLLSAIAATAPIMRQSPKQILAKLS from the coding sequence ATGATGACGATTATCAAACGAGCCTGGACGGCTGTGACGCGTAAACGGCGTCGCAGCCTGACCATCGCCCTAATTATGACGCTGATTTTCACACTGCTCATCGGCACGCTGACGGTGCAGCAGACGATGGCGCAGCTGAAGCAATCGGTCGAGCGGAACATCCGCGCCGGCTTTAGCATCGCCAGCAAGCAGCCATCGGGCGAGGTGCCGATGGAAATGGCACGACAGGTGCAGCACCTAGACAAGGTCAAAGCGCACAATTTCCAGGCAGAAACCACTGCGGGACTGCCGGGTAAGCAATTGGTTGACGTAGCAGGCAGCGGCGTGCAGCTGGACGCTAATGTGGCTGGCGAAGCAAAAGTTACGGGAGCGACACAGAGCAATTTGCTCGGCGAATTCACCGGTCGATTTTACCAACTAGAGCAGGGTAAGCATCTGGGGGCGAACGATCAAAACGCGGCGCTGGTTCACAAAACGTTTGCTGAGAAAAATGACATCAAGCCAGGCGACAAGCTGGACATTACCAAAGACGGCCGGCGGGTGACGGTGACTGTCATGGGCATCTTCAGCGGCAAAGGCGAAAAGCCAGCGGTCTTGCAGTCCGACATGGCGGAGAATCATCTCATCACCAACTTGGCTGCAGCGCAGCAGCTGACGGGTAGCCAGCAGTTGACGCGGGCGACATATTTTGCCGAAAATCCGCACCAGCTGAAGTCGCTAACGGATCGTGTCAAAAGCCTACCAAACGTCGATTGGCAGAAATTCAGCCTGACCGACAACGGGGCCGTGTTTGCTGGCGTCCTCCAAAACATCACTGGCATTCAAAACGTGTTGACGATTGCCACCATCGGTGCAGCTGTGGCAGGGCTAGCGGTGTTGTCACTAGTGCTGGTGTTCTGGGTGCGCGGCCGCTTGCATGAAATTGGCATCTTGCTGTCTATCGGCACGTCGAAGCGGCAGATTATCGGGCAGTTCTTGGCAGAGCTGGCGATCATCGCCGCAGTCAGTTCGATGTTCGCGCTCGGTATCGGCTCGGTCACCTCATCGCAAATTTCTACTGCCCTGACAGCGCAAACTGACCAAAGCCAGCGCATAGAAAAGACTGCGGTGCAAGCCGCGCCAGTAGCGACCTACCTAGAGGCTTTCGCCTTCGGCTACATGGTCGTTCTGCTATCAGCCATCGCTGCCACCGCGCCGATTATGCGCCAATCACCAAAGCAAATTTTAGCAAAATTAAGTTAG
- a CDS encoding cation-transporting P-type ATPase, which produces MHFYQSSSDEVLRRLGSSSSGLSAAEVQRRQKRYGLNVIKVQSEPLWRIILEPFLDIFMLVLLIAAIISLWHGEAIDAIIIFVIAAISAVIFYIQRFSTDRVLRSLSRHDAQKVDVHRVNRTTRIDASQLVPGDVVSLAEGEKVPADIRLLRSANLRVDEAQLTGESLPISKQTDALTGNKEIYEQTNMLFQGSFVVSGTGTGVVVATGNQTEFGNLAMLSKRESTQSPVQRKIDTLITRVIAAVSAIALVAFGLSLLRGMDVLESLRFVMALAVSAVPESLPIAISVVLVLGMRRMAAKKALVHQMRAIETIGVITTIATDKTGTLTKNKLTVQQTWTPDEATENIDRIIGLVVNRAHAKSHDPLDIALNEYARKQSASPRHVPVRDLPFSQAHAMSATIWHHGRQFRLYVKGAPEAILAACRVSARTKKRAQQMLDEMTARGYRVIGLATGELDEIIDGFDQLGKLTFAGFVAVADVLRPEAPRAIRAALKAGVSVRMITGDHFETAYQIGRELGMVESRDEVFDCRDMAKLSDDQLDAIVTKTKVFSRVIPEQKYRLLTILKKHHITAMTGDGVNDVPALTNAHVGVAMGLGSHIAKDAGDIILLNDNFKTIIDAMREGRTIIANIRRMLFYLLSTNTGELITMLGALLIGIKTPLEPVQILWVNLVTDTSMVIPLGLEPGEKQAMNRPPERPDAPILSRQMIWRMVIVAATMSVIALAVYIFFEKHYGHDYAQTLAFISLVVSQWANAFNARSDSESIFTRLKVMNASFYAGIGLSVMLQLLVFFGPLGTILHITPINFWHGALIGLASFVIPIITCEIHKWRSRRNDHA; this is translated from the coding sequence ATGCATTTTTATCAATCATCAAGCGACGAGGTACTGCGGCGACTGGGTTCCTCGAGTAGCGGCCTGAGTGCGGCCGAAGTCCAGCGCCGCCAAAAACGCTACGGCCTCAACGTCATCAAAGTCCAATCCGAACCGCTCTGGCGTATCATCCTCGAGCCATTTCTCGATATCTTTATGCTCGTCCTGCTCATCGCCGCCATCATCAGCCTCTGGCACGGCGAGGCCATTGACGCCATCATCATCTTTGTCATCGCCGCCATCTCGGCCGTTATTTTCTACATTCAGCGCTTCTCAACTGACCGCGTGCTGCGCAGCCTGTCCCGTCACGACGCCCAAAAAGTCGACGTCCACCGCGTCAATCGCACCACGCGCATCGACGCCAGCCAGCTGGTTCCGGGCGACGTCGTTTCGCTGGCTGAGGGCGAGAAAGTCCCTGCCGACATCCGCCTCCTCCGCAGCGCCAACTTGCGGGTGGACGAGGCGCAGCTGACCGGCGAATCACTGCCAATCTCCAAACAAACCGACGCCCTCACCGGCAATAAAGAAATATACGAGCAAACCAACATGCTATTTCAGGGCTCATTCGTCGTTAGCGGCACCGGCACCGGCGTGGTCGTTGCCACCGGCAATCAGACCGAGTTCGGTAATCTCGCCATGCTCTCCAAACGCGAATCGACCCAAAGCCCAGTCCAGCGAAAAATCGACACCCTGATCACCAGAGTCATCGCCGCTGTCTCGGCCATCGCGCTCGTTGCTTTTGGGCTGAGCTTGCTGCGCGGCATGGATGTGCTGGAGAGTCTGCGTTTTGTCATGGCCCTAGCGGTGAGCGCCGTGCCGGAAAGCTTGCCAATTGCGATTTCCGTGGTGTTAGTCTTAGGAATGCGGCGGATGGCCGCCAAAAAGGCGCTGGTGCATCAAATGCGCGCCATCGAGACCATCGGCGTCATCACCACCATCGCCACTGACAAGACGGGTACCCTGACCAAGAACAAGCTGACCGTTCAGCAAACGTGGACGCCGGACGAGGCGACAGAGAACATTGACCGCATCATCGGGCTGGTGGTCAACCGCGCTCACGCCAAGAGCCACGATCCGCTGGACATCGCCCTCAATGAGTACGCCCGCAAGCAGAGCGCCAGCCCGCGCCACGTACCAGTTCGTGACCTGCCATTCAGTCAAGCCCATGCCATGTCCGCCACCATCTGGCATCACGGCCGGCAGTTTCGCTTGTATGTCAAGGGTGCGCCCGAAGCCATTCTGGCAGCGTGCCGCGTGTCGGCTCGCACCAAAAAGCGCGCCCAGCAGATGCTTGATGAGATGACCGCCCGCGGCTACCGAGTGATTGGGCTGGCGACGGGCGAGCTAGACGAGATAATTGATGGCTTTGATCAGCTCGGCAAGCTGACATTTGCCGGCTTCGTGGCCGTGGCCGATGTGCTGCGACCAGAGGCGCCGCGGGCCATCCGAGCGGCTCTGAAGGCGGGCGTGTCAGTACGGATGATCACCGGCGATCATTTCGAGACGGCCTATCAGATTGGCCGGGAACTTGGCATGGTCGAGAGCCGCGATGAGGTGTTTGACTGCCGTGACATGGCTAAGCTGTCCGATGATCAGCTGGACGCCATCGTCACCAAAACCAAGGTCTTCTCCCGCGTCATCCCCGAGCAAAAATACCGCCTACTGACCATTCTCAAAAAGCACCACATCACCGCCATGACCGGTGACGGCGTCAATGACGTGCCGGCGCTGACCAACGCCCATGTCGGCGTGGCCATGGGTTTGGGCTCGCATATCGCCAAAGACGCTGGCGACATCATCCTGCTCAATGACAATTTCAAGACCATCATCGACGCCATGCGCGAGGGCCGCACCATCATCGCCAACATTCGCCGCATGCTGTTTTATCTACTGTCGACTAACACTGGCGAGCTGATCACTATGCTCGGCGCACTGCTCATCGGCATCAAGACGCCGCTGGAGCCAGTGCAGATCCTCTGGGTTAATCTGGTGACCGACACCTCGATGGTCATTCCGCTTGGCCTGGAGCCAGGCGAAAAGCAGGCCATGAACCGCCCGCCGGAGCGCCCCGACGCACCGATTCTCAGCCGCCAAATGATCTGGCGGATGGTCATCGTCGCTGCCACCATGTCAGTCATCGCGCTGGCGGTCTACATCTTTTTCGAGAAGCATTACGGCCACGACTACGCGCAGACGCTAGCCTTTATCTCGCTGGTGGTCAGCCAGTGGGCCAATGCCTTCAACGCCCGCTCCGACAGCGAGTCAATCTTCACCCGCCTCAAGGTCATGAATGCCAGTTTTTACGCTGGCATCGGCCTGTCGGTCATGTTACAGCTACTCGTCTTCTTCGGCCCGCTTGGCACAATCCTCCACATCACACCGATCAACTTCTGGCACGGCGCACTCATCGGCCTCGCCTCGTTCGTCATCCCGATCATCACCTGCGAGATACACAAATGGCGGAGCAGGAGGAATGACCATGCCTGA
- a CDS encoding ABC transporter permease, with product MSFVQRAWLYITRKKLKTLILLAILLCMSTIMLSGFAIKHSTDAAAQSLDKTLKAGFTLGNNPRTNPGTARGSGTVSNKDIDAVKNLEGVTDYVKRQNATVDFINTKLVPLPSGGSGYDAQKDKQFGNAATIIGVNKSESEKKFRAESLKLIAGRHITENDSRKILVHEDFAKANNLKLGSKIKLKANQYDTDNEHPSKDEVEVEIVGIFNGKNPKQATYQVELFENLFLTDLATTRQLNAYTEQNEIYQDATFFTKGTKQLDEVMARANKLPVNWQKYQLNKNSQELAGVTGAVNGVYGLIDGMLWATALVSVAVIGMVLYLWMNERKREAGVLLATGVPQSKIVLQYIAELVMIAVLSFGASYFTAGLIAQQMGDHVVSQAAQNATRQAGSSLNGASLGADADSVTSSRTLDKVTVGVQPTDLLAVWGAGLAVIIIAVLLASRPITQSTPKELLTEVD from the coding sequence ATGTCATTTGTACAACGTGCCTGGTTGTATATCACCAGGAAAAAACTCAAAACGCTGATTTTGCTGGCGATTTTGCTGTGTATGTCGACGATTATGCTGAGTGGATTTGCCATCAAGCATTCGACCGATGCGGCAGCGCAGTCGCTGGACAAAACGCTCAAGGCCGGCTTCACGCTGGGCAATAATCCGCGCACCAATCCGGGAACAGCCCGCGGCTCAGGAACGGTATCAAACAAAGACATCGACGCGGTGAAGAACCTGGAGGGTGTGACGGACTATGTCAAGCGCCAGAACGCCACGGTCGATTTTATCAATACCAAACTGGTGCCACTACCAAGCGGCGGCAGCGGCTATGATGCCCAAAAAGACAAACAATTTGGCAACGCCGCCACCATCATCGGCGTCAATAAATCTGAGTCCGAGAAGAAGTTCCGGGCCGAGTCGCTCAAGCTCATCGCTGGCCGGCACATCACCGAGAACGATTCTCGCAAGATTTTGGTGCACGAAGACTTCGCCAAGGCCAACAACCTGAAACTTGGCAGTAAAATTAAGTTAAAGGCTAACCAGTATGACACCGACAACGAGCATCCATCCAAGGACGAGGTTGAAGTGGAAATCGTCGGTATATTTAACGGCAAGAACCCAAAGCAGGCGACGTATCAGGTGGAGCTGTTCGAGAATTTGTTCTTGACCGACCTCGCGACGACCCGCCAGTTGAATGCCTATACCGAGCAAAATGAGATTTACCAGGACGCTACGTTCTTTACCAAGGGCACCAAACAGTTGGATGAGGTGATGGCGCGGGCAAATAAATTGCCGGTCAATTGGCAAAAGTATCAATTGAATAAGAATAGTCAGGAACTGGCTGGCGTGACTGGTGCGGTGAACGGCGTGTACGGCCTGATCGACGGCATGTTGTGGGCGACGGCGCTGGTCAGTGTCGCAGTGATTGGCATGGTGCTGTATTTGTGGATGAACGAGCGCAAGCGCGAAGCGGGCGTACTCTTGGCGACGGGCGTGCCGCAGTCAAAGATTGTGCTGCAATATATTGCTGAGCTAGTGATGATCGCGGTGTTGAGCTTTGGTGCGTCGTACTTTACCGCAGGGCTGATTGCTCAACAAATGGGCGATCACGTGGTATCGCAGGCGGCGCAGAATGCCACGCGTCAAGCTGGCAGCTCCTTGAACGGTGCGTCGCTCGGTGCTGATGCTGATTCGGTGACGTCATCACGCACGCTCGACAAGGTGACGGTTGGCGTGCAACCGACGGATCTGCTGGCGGTGTGGGGCGCTGGACTAGCGGTGATTATCATTGCGGTATTACTGGCTTCGCGACCGATTACCCAATCAACGCCAAAAGAATTACTAACCGAAGTGGACTAG
- a CDS encoding GrpB family protein — protein sequence MDRELEKMSLEELWQLFPIFLVEHNREWARWYDEEVKAISSLVPEKYITQISHIGSTAIPNIQAKNIVDILLEVPSEKELEPVKNILVENNWLCMSEKVKRISLNKGYTKQGFADKVFHLHIRVVGDNDEIYFRDYLIENGDIAKQYEKLKLKLWKEFEHDRDGYTDAKSDFIRKYTKIAREKYGSKNRSS from the coding sequence ATGGACAGAGAGCTAGAGAAAATGAGTTTGGAAGAATTGTGGCAATTATTCCCCATATTTCTTGTAGAACACAATAGAGAATGGGCACGCTGGTATGATGAGGAAGTGAAAGCCATCTCCTCATTGGTGCCAGAAAAATACATAACACAAATATCTCACATTGGTAGCACGGCCATCCCAAATATACAGGCAAAGAATATAGTAGATATATTGCTTGAAGTCCCGTCGGAAAAAGAATTAGAGCCTGTAAAAAATATCCTTGTTGAAAATAATTGGTTGTGCATGAGTGAGAAAGTAAAACGAATCTCATTGAATAAGGGATACACCAAACAGGGCTTTGCGGATAAGGTATTTCATCTCCACATTAGGGTTGTGGGGGATAATGATGAGATCTACTTTAGGGATTATCTAATTGAGAATGGAGACATTGCCAAACAGTACGAGAAATTGAAACTAAAGCTTTGGAAGGAATTTGAGCATGATAGGGATGGGTATACTGATGCAAAAAGCGATTTTATCAGAAAGTATACTAAAATAGCTAGAGAAAAATACGGGTCCAAGAATAGGTCTTCCTAA
- a CDS encoding prepilin-type N-terminal cleavage/methylation domain-containing protein, protein MHKQHGFTIVEVIIIIVVIAILATLGGLVWRNTYNTARDNETKSNISMLKEAIEKYRSDNGEYPWPTSACTVYNTANMKICNGGELGALLIPRYIKQLPKDHEGRDYWYLAATDTTHASSVVPTRYAIKVPLSDGTTCRTGRNMQNGWFGGVPECNF, encoded by the coding sequence ATGCATAAGCAGCATGGCTTTACTATCGTCGAGGTTATCATCATTATCGTGGTTATCGCGATCCTCGCTACCTTGGGCGGTCTCGTGTGGCGCAATACGTATAACACCGCTCGCGACAATGAGACCAAGTCAAATATTTCGATGCTCAAGGAAGCAATCGAGAAATATCGTTCGGACAACGGCGAATATCCATGGCCGACGAGCGCCTGCACTGTTTATAACACCGCTAATATGAAGATTTGTAATGGTGGCGAACTCGGCGCACTCCTCATTCCACGCTACATCAAGCAGCTGCCAAAAGACCACGAAGGCCGTGATTATTGGTATCTCGCAGCCACTGACACGACCCACGCTTCCAGCGTCGTGCCGACCCGCTACGCCATAAAGGTACCGCTCTCAGATGGCACCACCTGCCGCACTGGCCGCAATATGCAGAACGGCTGGTTTGGCGGTGTGCCAGAGTGCAACTTCTAA
- a CDS encoding NUDIX hydrolase, with product MTMPELKHIRAAYRVSVKGLIYEDGKLLFVRERSDTWDLPGGGLEHGEGIAEALRRECREELGAEIEITNAAPIIIPTWSKKFDIPVLIIAYQVRLVSPPTTTPDVSELRYIGADELGQVKLDSTLSAVIDQFYI from the coding sequence ATGACCATGCCTGAGCTCAAACATATCCGAGCCGCCTATCGCGTGTCAGTCAAGGGACTGATCTATGAGGACGGAAAGTTACTATTCGTCCGCGAGAGGAGCGATACATGGGATTTACCCGGCGGCGGGCTGGAACACGGCGAGGGCATAGCCGAGGCCTTGCGGCGTGAGTGCCGAGAAGAGCTGGGAGCTGAGATAGAAATCACAAACGCAGCACCAATCATCATCCCGACATGGAGCAAAAAGTTCGACATCCCAGTGCTCATTATCGCCTACCAGGTTCGCCTCGTGTCGCCACCCACAACCACGCCAGATGTCAGCGAGCTGCGGTATATTGGGGCCGATGAACTAGGGCAGGTTAAACTTGACTCGACACTGTCGGCCGTTATAGATCAGTTTTATATATAG
- a CDS encoding GNAT family N-acetyltransferase yields the protein MHRYKKSSVTVNIRKAKTGDFDFVFRLMTEALEPFYDGDHQAHAQRMFTAHINNNVDSVGQFSLLQYIFIAEVNHHPAGMIHLVVKKQGTVKISPLIVAPEYRGQFGIGSKLLRHAEDFARKHHARQLYCTVAAQNQATLKFLLRKGFHLAGKAQDHYKPGVDECMLYKPLNQSAAPDLSDISIVPFDEKKHAAAARQLILSRVDSDFNGVDDAWVDALFASYQRRESRDVNAKYKLIFIAEQDRKVVGVVVATPKKGRPIKIMPLVAKSEAVFEALVANLPQLLAGYGRKLYIHMVPEPWQIACLQRHGWTIEGMFPGGYAPNSVVQQWGISLNRKGVPMRKMRIKRPYYDAIMSGRKTLEVRIGYNSIKRLKEGQPLQLENGHASGVVRIKSIRIYSKFADMLAAESWQQIVPQAKSKEEALRLLHKIYPPHKERLGVHVIEVQK from the coding sequence ATGCACCGATATAAGAAATCGTCAGTCACTGTGAATATCCGTAAGGCTAAAACAGGCGATTTTGATTTCGTTTTTCGCCTGATGACAGAAGCGCTTGAACCATTTTACGATGGCGATCATCAAGCTCATGCACAGCGGATGTTTACCGCGCATATCAATAATAACGTCGATTCTGTCGGGCAGTTTTCACTTCTACAATACATATTTATCGCAGAAGTCAATCATCATCCTGCCGGAATGATTCATCTAGTTGTCAAGAAGCAGGGAACAGTTAAAATTAGTCCGCTCATCGTTGCGCCAGAATATCGCGGCCAATTTGGCATTGGTAGTAAGTTGCTTCGTCATGCCGAGGATTTTGCTCGCAAACACCACGCTCGGCAACTCTACTGTACAGTAGCTGCCCAAAACCAAGCCACGCTCAAGTTTCTATTGCGCAAAGGATTTCATCTGGCCGGCAAGGCGCAAGATCATTATAAACCTGGCGTCGACGAATGTATGTTGTACAAGCCGCTGAATCAGAGTGCAGCTCCTGATTTGTCAGACATTTCAATCGTCCCGTTTGACGAGAAAAAGCACGCTGCAGCGGCGCGCCAACTGATCCTATCGCGAGTGGACAGTGACTTTAATGGCGTGGATGATGCATGGGTAGATGCGCTATTTGCTAGCTACCAACGACGTGAGAGCCGAGACGTCAACGCTAAGTATAAGCTCATTTTCATCGCCGAGCAGGATAGAAAGGTCGTTGGCGTTGTCGTCGCAACGCCGAAGAAAGGTCGACCAATTAAAATCATGCCATTAGTAGCAAAATCAGAGGCTGTTTTCGAAGCACTGGTAGCTAACTTGCCACAATTATTAGCTGGTTATGGTCGCAAGCTGTACATCCATATGGTTCCTGAGCCGTGGCAGATTGCCTGCCTCCAGCGCCACGGCTGGACGATTGAAGGCATGTTCCCAGGAGGGTACGCACCAAACAGTGTCGTTCAACAGTGGGGAATCAGCCTCAACAGGAAAGGAGTGCCTATGCGTAAGATGCGCATCAAGCGGCCGTACTACGACGCAATCATGTCAGGCCGCAAGACTTTAGAAGTCCGCATCGGCTACAACAGCATCAAGCGCCTTAAGGAGGGTCAGCCGTTGCAGCTGGAAAACGGACATGCGTCCGGTGTGGTGCGAATCAAGTCAATTCGAATCTACAGTAAATTCGCCGACATGCTGGCGGCTGAGTCATGGCAGCAGATCGTGCCGCAGGCGAAAAGCAAAGAGGAAGCGCTTCGCCTCCTTCACAAGATCTACCCGCCGCACAAGGAACGTCTCGGCGTTCACGTCATCGAGGTTCAAAAGTAG
- a CDS encoding DUF421 domain-containing protein, which produces MNEFILVAIKLLIGFFALTIIINVSGKGNLSPSSASDQVQNYVLGGIIGGVIYNNSIQILDYIGILCIWCALVLTLKWIKQYNVRAKQLIDGKALIIIDNGKINIENCKKVGLSAHDVSFKLRTHHIYSTRKVKRAVVEQDGELIITHEGEENPKFPLITDGQLQTDILQVIGEDEKWLLKEMKKQGLKSYSDVFLGEYVDGKLNLTAY; this is translated from the coding sequence ATGAATGAATTCATTTTAGTAGCAATAAAATTATTGATTGGCTTTTTCGCGCTGACGATAATCATCAACGTTTCCGGAAAAGGCAATCTGTCGCCGTCATCTGCCAGCGATCAAGTGCAAAACTATGTACTGGGCGGTATCATTGGAGGCGTCATTTATAACAATAGCATTCAGATTTTGGATTACATCGGCATTTTGTGTATATGGTGCGCGCTGGTGCTGACGTTGAAATGGATAAAACAGTATAACGTGAGAGCAAAGCAGCTGATAGACGGCAAGGCGTTGATAATCATTGATAATGGAAAAATCAACATTGAAAATTGCAAAAAAGTTGGCTTGAGCGCTCATGATGTATCGTTCAAGCTGCGAACTCATCATATCTATTCAACGAGAAAAGTGAAAAGAGCCGTGGTGGAACAAGACGGCGAATTAATCATTACCCACGAAGGAGAAGAAAACCCGAAATTCCCATTGATAACAGACGGGCAGCTGCAAACTGATATTTTGCAGGTAATTGGCGAGGATGAAAAATGGCTGCTGAAAGAAATGAAAAAGCAGGGGCTGAAGTCTTATAGCGATGTATTTTTGGGAGAGTATGTGGACGGTAAGTTAAACTTGACGGCTTATTGA
- a CDS encoding class I SAM-dependent RNA methyltransferase codes for MRRQSFETLTLEKIVGGGQALGTLADGRKCFVWGGLPGETVTVRVTKKKSHFIEAIVEEVISPSPDRIQPRDPDSYLSTSPWQIMPLEIEQIYKRQLIDDAFTLHNVALPAAIDIYCNNIAYGYRNKVEFSWYSEAREYGDTLDLAFFHRGSKGKIVVDGTSLAHPAINNLARAIRDLLHHKRVAARQLKTLLVRCDQSGSCVWQLYVKDRLPEIITADEAAKLPAQGGEVIYSDPRSPASRITERLARFGNTTLTDTILGVPFRYACEGFFQVNIPVYEQALRDMREWVPYNKARQERQLDQLAAHDNTDSQQRAISQKKSGLALVGPGLFSDDIRAVKLSTIDLYAGVGTIGLTIGGDNITLVESNADAVREMQRNITELGRTDARAILAPSEQALDHITGREIVIVDPPRAGLHPDVIATLLQQLPPRILYLSCNPVTQARDVTLLQQHYRIAWHHGYNFFPRTPHIEHLVVLDKK; via the coding sequence ATGAGACGGCAGAGTTTCGAGACGCTGACACTAGAGAAAATCGTTGGCGGCGGGCAAGCACTAGGGACGCTGGCCGATGGCCGCAAATGTTTCGTATGGGGCGGATTGCCCGGCGAGACGGTTACTGTTCGCGTTACCAAAAAGAAATCACACTTCATCGAGGCGATTGTCGAGGAGGTGATCTCGCCAAGCCCCGACCGTATCCAGCCGCGCGATCCGGATAGTTATCTTTCGACCAGTCCTTGGCAGATTATGCCGCTCGAGATAGAGCAGATATACAAAAGGCAACTGATTGACGACGCCTTTACACTGCACAATGTTGCATTACCGGCAGCGATTGATATTTATTGCAACAATATTGCATATGGTTATCGCAACAAAGTTGAATTTAGTTGGTATAGTGAAGCCAGAGAGTATGGTGATACGCTTGATTTAGCGTTTTTCCACCGCGGCAGCAAGGGTAAGATTGTCGTCGATGGCACGAGCTTAGCGCACCCTGCAATCAATAACCTGGCGCGTGCAATCCGCGACTTGCTGCACCATAAACGCGTCGCGGCTCGCCAGCTCAAGACCTTGCTCGTCCGCTGCGATCAATCGGGAAGTTGCGTATGGCAGTTGTATGTTAAAGATCGCTTGCCCGAAATCATCACCGCTGATGAAGCCGCCAAATTACCGGCTCAGGGCGGGGAAGTCATCTACTCCGACCCGCGCTCACCAGCCAGTCGCATCACTGAGCGACTGGCGCGTTTCGGCAACACTACCTTGACCGACACCATTCTTGGCGTGCCATTCCGCTACGCCTGCGAAGGCTTTTTCCAAGTCAACATCCCGGTTTACGAGCAGGCGCTGCGCGATATGCGGGAATGGGTACCGTACAATAAGGCGCGCCAAGAGCGCCAGCTGGATCAGTTAGCGGCACATGACAACACCGATAGTCAACAGCGAGCAATATCTCAGAAAAAATCTGGGCTGGCTTTAGTGGGTCCCGGATTATTTTCTGATGATATTCGAGCTGTCAAATTATCAACCATCGACCTCTACGCTGGCGTCGGCACCATCGGCCTGACCATTGGCGGCGACAACATCACGCTGGTGGAAAGCAACGCCGACGCCGTCCGCGAAATGCAGCGCAACATCACCGAACTTGGTCGCACCGACGCCCGCGCCATTCTCGCGCCCAGCGAACAAGCCCTCGACCACATCACCGGTAGGGAAATCGTCATCGTCGACCCACCACGCGCTGGCTTACATCCTGACGTTATTGCGACATTGTTGCAACAGCTGCCGCCGCGCATCCTCTATCTCAGCTGCAATCCTGTCACCCAAGCCCGCGACGTTACCTTACTCCAACAGCACTACCGCATCGCTTGGCACCATGGCTACAACTTTTTCCCGCGCACACCGCATATTGAGCACTTGGTCGTTCTTGACAAGAAATGA